Proteins found in one Mucilaginibacter gracilis genomic segment:
- a CDS encoding YoaK family protein, whose product MLRHLGAKRTAEHNLKLATLLGLTAGFVNAEGFLGFAVLTTNVTGHAALLAERIAFEDWKTAAVIALWMFLFLAGAFFTSIVLSFTGKNERFSYFIPVIAEVLILLVSALYGHHYNGTLASKEFFAGSLLFAMGLQNALVSMVSGSVVRTTHLTGTFTDLGIDLAQILRSDKADRPNLKSKIKLRMYIIFFFLAGAVAGAYLFHRFQFPSFFVPIAILLFALVYDLLRIKVKRYYRTGVNAVKRTIRHQY is encoded by the coding sequence ATGTTAAGGCACTTAGGAGCAAAACGAACCGCGGAGCATAATTTGAAGTTAGCTACGCTACTGGGATTAACCGCGGGTTTTGTTAATGCAGAAGGATTTTTGGGTTTTGCTGTACTAACCACAAATGTTACCGGCCACGCCGCTTTGCTTGCCGAACGGATAGCTTTTGAGGATTGGAAAACCGCCGCAGTTATTGCGCTTTGGATGTTTCTTTTTTTAGCCGGTGCATTTTTTACCAGCATTGTACTTTCTTTTACAGGTAAAAATGAGCGTTTCTCTTATTTTATACCGGTAATTGCCGAAGTGCTTATATTACTGGTATCGGCCTTATATGGCCATCATTATAATGGCACGCTTGCATCAAAAGAGTTTTTTGCCGGGAGCTTACTTTTTGCAATGGGCCTTCAAAATGCGTTGGTATCGATGGTTTCGGGATCAGTTGTGAGAACTACGCATCTCACCGGCACATTTACCGACCTGGGCATTGATCTGGCTCAGATACTTCGTTCGGATAAAGCCGACAGGCCAAATTTAAAATCAAAGATTAAACTGAGAATGTATATCATTTTCTTTTTTTTGGCGGGGGCGGTAGCGGGTGCCTACCTGTTCCATCGTTTTCAGTTTCCTTCTTTTTTTGTTCCCATTGCCATATTACTGTTCGCTCTGGTTTACGACCTGCTCCGGATTAAGGTAAAACGCTACTACCGCACCGGCGTTAATGCCGTTAAACGCACAATAAGGCACCAATATTAA
- a CDS encoding ATP-binding cassette domain-containing protein, which produces MIAIDIEQKMRSYQGHTILKVKAQIALNSVTKIYGPSGCGKTTLLKIIAGLVVPQKGKIRVGNDVWLDSEAKVNLLPQQRKVGFIFQDYALFPNMTVVKHLQYATDDKVWINRLLHFGRLETLQQHKPQYLSGGQQQRLAILRALAIKPRILLMDEPFSALDQDMRGVIINELKVLIDELSCTCLIVSHNPDELAFIANAELRL; this is translated from the coding sequence ATGATAGCTATTGATATAGAGCAGAAAATGCGCAGCTACCAGGGCCATACAATTTTAAAGGTAAAGGCTCAAATTGCGTTAAACAGCGTTACTAAAATTTACGGGCCATCGGGCTGTGGTAAAACTACGCTGCTTAAAATAATTGCGGGGCTGGTTGTTCCCCAAAAGGGCAAAATAAGGGTTGGTAACGATGTATGGCTGGATAGCGAGGCAAAAGTGAACCTATTGCCACAGCAACGCAAGGTAGGGTTTATTTTTCAGGATTATGCGCTTTTCCCTAACATGACGGTTGTAAAGCACCTGCAATATGCCACTGATGATAAGGTATGGATAAACCGCTTGTTACACTTTGGCCGGCTGGAAACATTGCAACAGCACAAACCGCAGTATTTATCGGGCGGGCAACAGCAGCGACTGGCTATTTTGCGGGCACTGGCCATAAAGCCCAGGATATTGCTGATGGATGAACCGTTTTCGGCACTTGACCAGGATATGCGCGGTGTAATTATTAACGAATTGAAAGTACTTATTGATGAATTAAGCTGCACTTGTTTAATAGTTAGCCACAACCCCGATGAATTAGCTTTTATTGCCAACGCAGAGTTGCGCTTATAA
- a CDS encoding DUF4920 domain-containing protein, translated as MKLTILFIAFALASSVTFAQSKITPARAGVTYGKTVTADKAVGVAALKTELSKDSVYKGKISGEVVEVCKKKGCFMKIKQLDGSSPIMVQFTDYAFFMPQNIVGKKVVVEGVAKLNETSVTELRHYAADAGKTKDEIASIVEPKKDIHIMADGVLVVE; from the coding sequence ATGAAATTAACTATATTATTTATTGCTTTTGCATTAGCAAGCTCCGTAACCTTTGCGCAAAGCAAAATTACACCTGCCAGGGCGGGCGTTACATATGGCAAAACCGTTACGGCCGATAAAGCTGTTGGTGTTGCCGCCCTTAAAACCGAACTGAGTAAAGATTCGGTTTATAAAGGTAAGATAAGCGGCGAAGTGGTTGAGGTTTGTAAAAAGAAAGGCTGCTTTATGAAAATTAAACAGCTTGATGGCAGCAGCCCTATTATGGTTCAGTTTACCGATTATGCATTTTTTATGCCTCAAAACATTGTAGGTAAAAAAGTTGTGGTTGAAGGTGTTGCCAAATTAAACGAAACATCGGTAACCGAGCTAAGGCATTATGCTGCCGACGCCGGAAAAACCAAAGACGAAATAGCCAGCATTGTTGAGCCTAAAAAAGACATCCATATTATGGCAGATGGTGTGCTGGTTGTTGAGTAA
- a CDS encoding response regulator transcription factor, whose protein sequence is MNRICLVEDEHKVAAFIKNGLEENEYLVNVATDGARGIELIDSNNYDLLILDIMLPLVTGIDVCKHVRQTNPHIPILFLSAIGAVEDKVLGLKAGADDYLVKPFHFTELLARIEALLRRQTIDRPEAEILKFADLELDTASKAARRNGKSITLTAKEYALLELFLRNQGKILSRQFIAERVWGIGFDTGTNFIDVYISFLRNKIEKGFDGKLLHTAIGMGYILKQ, encoded by the coding sequence ATGAACCGCATTTGCCTTGTTGAAGATGAGCATAAGGTAGCAGCCTTTATTAAAAACGGACTCGAAGAAAACGAGTACCTTGTTAATGTTGCTACAGACGGCGCCCGTGGCATTGAACTTATTGACAGTAACAACTACGACCTGCTGATTTTGGATATTATGTTACCCCTTGTAACCGGTATTGATGTTTGTAAGCACGTGAGGCAAACTAACCCGCATATACCCATCCTTTTTCTGTCGGCAATTGGCGCTGTTGAAGACAAGGTGCTTGGCCTTAAAGCCGGTGCCGACGATTACCTTGTAAAGCCTTTCCATTTTACCGAATTGCTTGCGCGGATAGAAGCCTTGTTGCGCCGCCAAACTATTGACAGGCCCGAGGCCGAAATACTTAAGTTTGCCGATTTGGAATTAGATACAGCCAGTAAAGCAGCGCGCCGCAATGGTAAATCAATCACCCTAACGGCCAAAGAATATGCCCTGCTGGAGCTGTTTTTGCGTAACCAGGGTAAAATATTGAGCCGCCAGTTTATTGCCGAGCGGGTGTGGGGTATTGGCTTTGATACAGGTACCAACTTTATTGATGTATATATTAGCTTTTTACGCAACAAGATAGAAAAGGGCTTTGACGGCAAACTGCTACACACCGCTATAGGCATGGGCTACATTTTAAAACAATAG
- a CDS encoding PKD domain-containing protein — translation MNKLLWAVFAVVVLAAGSARGQSGNSNIGTEFWTCWMDHITGPPTSQMNLYIACDVATTVTVASADGSFSTTVSVVPNVIKKFPVPNSAFLGNTNGLQNKGLHITSKNPIAVYAHIYASAVSGATLLLPVNTLSNDYYSLNYTQLSNASPSYSLFTVIGTEDNTTVNITPTAALIGGQAANQTFTITLAKGQVYQGISNTDLTGTRITSVINGASGCKKIAVFSGSNKIYIGKPNMTSDNLFQQVYPTTSWGKNYITVPLKDRNYDIIRIVLSDPTAQVTLNGTLLTAAQFTKGFYYDFNSQATNYISSDKPIQVIQYAVTQGNGITGVGTIASDVGDPEMIFLNPLEQTIDHVILYSATEYLITKSYINVVLPTAATSSFLFDGATSSTGFTAVPGNTAYSYKQLAVTSGATHTLSASQGFNAIAYGFGNAESYGYAAGTNVKNLNEYVQYNNPVTNQVATSGCTGTALNPQVVLPYPTTSITWDLGNGTTPVVQTNPQPKSTFYKNGVLLYVYDYGSSVTYTAGGYSIKVTVFNPVITLCGSNEEVDLNFNVADPPQAKFSSRDTLCVTDTIGFKDQSSGNGSAIQSWKWTFGNGDTSIVQNPVYKYLTPGDYTVGLTVTIPTGCQSLYTKTVHVRAASVAAFNSSTPDCETQGVTFTDKSNPGEGKIVKWIWNYGDGSATDNRTDNLPFVHTYATAGTYSVKLQILTDKSCFSTTITKTIVVHPHPVVSFTLPDVCLANATVQFTDKSIIADSTMSQFKYLWDFGDATAATVANPNTATTKSPTHQFTKAGTYHVSLTVISKDTCSVTLSKDFTISGQANFTAPASACPADTVLFTDKTDGSNTVVSSWHWSFGDGAESVLQNPKHPFATPGDYTVVLTVTGHNGCSTTSYSQNIHINQKPQADFSYVLPACETKSVSFTDISVPKEGFITDWKWNFGDGTTANIQNPTHIFNPSNTYTVTLTVTTNLGCISTPAIKQITVYPQPKASFILPDVCFQDGAATFKAVPDSRVISYVWTFGDLTSSTTTTATGATVTHAVSSSGTYYAKLTVTTANGCLSDTTQQYHVNGSTPVADFALSAGGKDLCSSNEVIFVNKATIPGLNDLVTKIEMYYDYPNNNTPQVYSRPVYGQLLRHTYPLEITSPHTYTVRMVAYSGATCIGQAKDVSVTVLPVPQATFTGMPSAVCQNASVVNLLAYTTLSGNGTAKFYMDGTFLPTSKIDPSTAGLGQHRISLIYTSNTSSCADTIPDQIITVAPIPTVSAGQDQDVLAGESVTLNGTASGSNISVLWTPSTGLSNPTILNPVATPQADTRYKLTVTLTSGGISCPVSDSVMVRLLRLPIIPNTFTPNGDGFNDTWEIKYLDRYDKCTVKVFNRSGALVYSSNGYAVPWDGTYKNTPLPVGTYFYIISPGHNLAIMSGSVNLIK, via the coding sequence ATGAATAAACTTTTATGGGCAGTTTTTGCTGTCGTTGTATTAGCCGCCGGAAGCGCCCGAGGACAATCGGGTAATTCAAACATTGGTACCGAGTTTTGGACGTGCTGGATGGATCATATCACCGGGCCCCCAACTTCGCAAATGAATTTGTACATAGCTTGCGATGTGGCAACTACGGTTACAGTGGCATCTGCCGATGGCAGTTTTAGTACAACGGTATCAGTTGTTCCTAATGTGATAAAAAAATTCCCCGTACCCAATAGCGCCTTTTTGGGTAACACAAATGGTTTGCAAAACAAAGGTTTGCACATTACCAGTAAAAACCCCATAGCTGTTTATGCCCACATTTACGCAAGTGCTGTTTCGGGTGCAACGCTGTTGCTGCCGGTAAATACTTTATCTAACGATTATTATTCACTTAACTATACTCAGCTTTCAAATGCATCGCCTTCGTATTCTTTGTTTACCGTTATCGGTACCGAGGACAATACCACAGTAAATATTACACCTACCGCCGCATTAATTGGCGGCCAGGCGGCCAACCAAACATTTACCATAACCCTTGCCAAAGGGCAGGTATACCAGGGAATATCCAATACCGATTTAACGGGAACCCGCATTACATCAGTAATTAACGGCGCTTCGGGCTGTAAAAAGATAGCGGTGTTTTCGGGCAGTAACAAAATTTACATCGGTAAACCTAACATGACGTCGGACAATCTTTTTCAGCAAGTATATCCAACAACATCATGGGGAAAAAATTACATCACCGTTCCGCTTAAAGATCGTAATTATGATATTATACGTATCGTATTGAGCGACCCAACGGCGCAAGTTACCTTAAACGGAACTTTGCTTACAGCAGCGCAATTTACCAAAGGCTTTTATTATGATTTTAATAGCCAGGCTACCAACTATATATCATCTGATAAACCGATACAGGTAATACAATACGCCGTAACACAGGGCAATGGTATTACAGGTGTGGGCACCATAGCAAGCGATGTGGGCGACCCGGAAATGATTTTCCTTAATCCGCTTGAGCAAACCATAGACCATGTTATTTTGTACTCGGCAACCGAGTACCTCATCACAAAAAGTTATATTAATGTGGTACTGCCTACGGCTGCCACATCATCGTTTTTGTTTGACGGAGCAACATCATCAACCGGGTTTACGGCTGTACCGGGTAATACGGCTTATTCGTACAAGCAACTGGCGGTAACGTCGGGAGCTACACATACTTTGTCTGCCAGTCAGGGTTTTAATGCTATAGCCTACGGTTTTGGCAATGCCGAGTCATACGGCTATGCTGCCGGTACAAATGTTAAAAACTTAAACGAGTATGTGCAGTATAACAACCCGGTAACTAACCAGGTGGCAACATCCGGCTGTACGGGTACAGCACTTAATCCCCAAGTTGTATTGCCGTATCCAACTACAAGTATAACCTGGGACCTTGGCAATGGTACAACACCAGTTGTGCAAACTAACCCTCAACCTAAAAGTACTTTTTATAAAAATGGTGTGTTGCTTTATGTGTATGATTATGGCTCGTCGGTAACTTATACCGCAGGGGGGTATTCTATCAAGGTAACGGTGTTTAACCCGGTTATTACACTTTGCGGTTCTAACGAAGAGGTTGACCTTAATTTTAACGTTGCCGATCCGCCGCAGGCCAAGTTTAGCTCGCGCGATACCCTTTGCGTAACTGATACCATCGGGTTTAAAGATCAGAGTTCGGGTAATGGCAGCGCTATACAATCATGGAAATGGACCTTTGGCAACGGCGATACCTCTATTGTGCAAAACCCGGTTTACAAATACCTAACTCCCGGCGATTATACTGTTGGCTTAACGGTTACCATACCAACCGGTTGCCAGTCGTTATATACAAAAACAGTTCACGTGAGGGCGGCATCCGTTGCGGCCTTTAATAGCTCAACTCCCGATTGCGAAACGCAGGGCGTTACCTTTACCGATAAATCAAACCCTGGAGAGGGTAAAATAGTTAAATGGATATGGAACTATGGCGACGGCAGCGCAACCGATAACCGAACGGATAACCTGCCATTTGTACATACCTACGCTACCGCCGGAACTTACTCGGTTAAACTGCAAATACTAACCGATAAAAGCTGTTTTAGCACTACTATCACTAAAACCATTGTAGTACATCCACATCCGGTAGTTTCGTTCACATTGCCCGATGTTTGTTTGGCTAATGCAACGGTGCAGTTTACCGATAAATCAATTATTGCGGATAGTACCATGTCGCAATTTAAATACCTGTGGGATTTTGGCGATGCCACTGCTGCTACAGTTGCAAACCCTAACACGGCTACTACAAAAAGCCCTACACACCAGTTTACAAAAGCAGGAACCTACCATGTTAGTTTAACGGTAATATCTAAAGACACCTGTTCGGTAACTTTAAGTAAAGACTTTACCATTAGCGGGCAAGCTAATTTTACCGCACCTGCAAGCGCATGCCCGGCAGATACAGTTTTGTTTACTGATAAAACCGACGGCTCAAACACGGTTGTAAGTTCGTGGCACTGGAGTTTTGGAGATGGCGCCGAATCGGTACTGCAAAATCCAAAACACCCATTTGCAACACCCGGCGATTATACGGTGGTATTAACTGTAACGGGCCATAACGGTTGTTCTACAACAAGCTACAGTCAAAATATTCACATCAATCAAAAACCGCAAGCGGACTTTAGTTATGTACTACCGGCTTGCGAGACCAAAAGCGTATCCTTTACGGATATATCTGTACCTAAGGAGGGTTTCATTACCGATTGGAAATGGAATTTCGGTGATGGTACTACAGCAAACATTCAAAATCCTACACATATTTTTAACCCATCAAACACTTACACCGTAACGCTTACCGTTACTACTAATTTGGGTTGCATCAGCACCCCGGCAATCAAACAAATAACGGTCTATCCGCAACCTAAGGCTAGTTTTATTTTACCCGACGTATGTTTCCAGGATGGGGCAGCTACATTTAAGGCTGTACCGGATAGCAGGGTGATAAGCTACGTATGGACGTTTGGCGACTTAACATCCAGCACAACTACAACAGCTACCGGCGCAACGGTAACGCATGCAGTAAGTTCCTCGGGTACTTATTATGCTAAACTGACGGTTACAACTGCAAATGGTTGCTTGTCCGACACTACACAACAATATCACGTAAACGGGTCAACTCCTGTGGCAGATTTTGCACTATCTGCCGGTGGTAAAGATTTGTGTAGCAGCAACGAAGTGATATTTGTTAATAAAGCTACCATCCCCGGTTTAAACGATTTGGTTACTAAAATTGAAATGTATTATGATTACCCTAATAATAACACGCCGCAAGTATATTCGCGGCCTGTATACGGGCAATTATTGCGCCATACTTATCCGTTAGAAATTACTTCCCCACATACTTATACAGTACGTATGGTGGCTTACTCTGGCGCAACATGTATTGGCCAGGCTAAGGATGTAAGTGTTACAGTACTGCCTGTACCACAGGCAACTTTTACCGGCATGCCTTCTGCGGTTTGCCAAAATGCATCTGTGGTTAATTTGTTAGCCTATACAACCCTGAGCGGTAACGGTACGGCTAAATTTTATATGGATGGCACTTTTTTGCCTACCAGTAAAATTGACCCTTCAACCGCAGGTTTGGGGCAACACCGTATATCGTTGATATACACTTCAAATACATCAAGCTGCGCGGATACTATTCCGGATCAAATTATTACCGTAGCGCCAATACCTACCGTATCTGCCGGGCAAGATCAGGATGTTTTAGCTGGCGAATCGGTTACCTTAAACGGTACCGCATCAGGAAGTAACATAAGCGTTTTATGGACCCCTTCAACAGGTTTAAGCAACCCAACTATTTTAAACCCTGTAGCTACGCCGCAGGCCGATACCCGCTATAAACTTACGGTTACGTTAACATCGGGTGGTATATCGTGCCCCGTGTCCGATTCGGTTATGGTGCGTTTACTGCGCCTCCCTATTATACCAAATACATTTACGCCCAACGGTGACGGCTTTAACGATACCTGGGAAATTAAATATTTAGACAGGTATGATAAGTGTACCGTTAAAGTATTTAACCGTTCAGGCGCACTGGTTTACTCAAGCAACGGGTACGCGGTACCGTGGGATGGCACTTACAAAAATACCCCGCTACCCGTTGGAACTTATTTTTATATCATTAGCCCGGGCCATAACTTGGCAATTATGTCGGGGTCGGTTAATCTGATTAAATAG
- the modB gene encoding molybdate ABC transporter permease subunit, whose translation MDWSPIWLTLKLAGITTLLLAVVGLPLAYWLSRGRSVGKIIIEALITMPLVLPPSVLGFYLLIAFSPQHGLGKWLATHLNVRLVFSFEGLVLASVIYSMPFMIGPIKSALQQLPLSLSQASYTLGKSRMETFIKVLLPNIRTSLLTAIVLTFAHTLGEFGVVLMIGGNIPHTTRVASIAIYDAVENMDYASANNYSLVLFALTFIIVMAVFIFNKYNSKSPLE comes from the coding sequence ATGGATTGGTCGCCAATTTGGTTAACCTTAAAGCTGGCAGGTATAACAACCTTGCTGCTTGCTGTTGTTGGTTTGCCGCTTGCCTATTGGCTGTCGCGTGGGCGTTCTGTTGGTAAAATTATTATAGAAGCATTAATTACCATGCCCTTGGTTTTGCCACCGTCGGTATTGGGGTTTTATTTGCTTATCGCTTTTAGTCCGCAGCATGGTTTGGGTAAATGGCTGGCCACTCATTTGAATGTCAGGCTCGTTTTCTCATTCGAGGGTTTGGTGCTGGCATCGGTTATTTATAGTATGCCTTTTATGATAGGGCCCATCAAATCGGCATTGCAACAATTGCCTTTGTCGCTTTCGCAGGCATCATACACACTCGGCAAAAGCCGCATGGAAACCTTTATTAAGGTATTACTGCCAAACATCCGTACATCGCTGTTAACAGCAATTGTACTCACCTTTGCTCATACCTTGGGCGAGTTTGGTGTGGTGCTGATGATTGGCGGAAACATCCCCCACACTACCCGCGTAGCATCCATAGCCATTTACGATGCTGTTGAAAACATGGATTATGCCAGTGCCAATAACTATTCGCTGGTGTTGTTTGCCTTAACGTTTATTATCGTGATGGCTGTTTTTATATTCAATAAGTATAACTCAAAAAGCCCGCTGGAATGA
- a CDS encoding class I SAM-dependent methyltransferase, producing MKDILGQALHNHYYQDKPAPLWIHNQYGPKEEMPVETFFREQEDMPELELLALKQCRGKVLDIGAGAGSHALVLQQNGFDVTALEISGMAVGVMKARGVDKAIEADIFNYSEGRYDTLLLLMNGIGLTGTLANLKLFLNHIKTLLNPGGQVIFDSSDIAYLYEDGLPDTDNYYGEL from the coding sequence ATGAAGGATATTTTAGGGCAAGCCTTACATAACCACTATTACCAGGATAAACCTGCCCCGCTTTGGATACATAACCAATATGGCCCAAAAGAAGAGATGCCTGTTGAAACCTTTTTTAGAGAGCAGGAAGATATGCCCGAACTTGAACTGCTTGCATTAAAGCAATGCCGGGGCAAAGTACTTGATATTGGCGCCGGGGCAGGCAGCCATGCGCTTGTTTTGCAGCAAAATGGTTTTGATGTTACAGCGTTAGAAATATCGGGCATGGCAGTTGGGGTAATGAAGGCCCGCGGCGTTGATAAAGCCATTGAAGCCGATATTTTTAACTATAGTGAAGGCAGGTACGATACCTTGCTTTTACTGATGAATGGTATTGGCTTAACCGGAACATTAGCTAACCTAAAACTTTTTTTAAACCATATTAAAACCCTGCTAAACCCGGGCGGACAGGTAATTTTTGATTCATCGGACATTGCTTATTTGTATGAAGACGGATTGCCCGATACCGATAATTACTATGGCGAACTATAG
- a CDS encoding PorP/SprF family type IX secretion system membrane protein: MKRFLAIIFLIAGLKAGAQQLPQYTQYTFNELLINPAVTGIESYWDVKAGYRNQWSGLQGSPKTAYLTFSIPLDRDFTLTDYSQMISNSYNPMGRSAANDYSASASHSGLGMSIVSDKIGQINQTHLDALYAYHIRMSDGFNLGVGASLGINNLSLNTSQLTFSNPLDPIVTQGTNSQIKPEAGVGLWGYGAGFFVGASVQQLLPTAVSFASDAGDVSGKTYAQYFLTAGLRVYLSEDVTALPSVVVRPASQMPLSYDANMKIAFRDVFWVGGAYRQNDAVAGSFGFNLNGFLTLGYSYDYTTSQLKSVSGGTHEIMIGILLNNNYNVTSPRHTW, encoded by the coding sequence ATGAAAAGATTTTTAGCAATTATTTTTTTAATAGCCGGGTTAAAGGCGGGTGCACAGCAATTGCCTCAATATACACAATACACCTTTAACGAGTTGTTAATAAACCCGGCAGTTACCGGCATTGAAAGTTATTGGGATGTTAAGGCAGGTTACCGCAACCAATGGAGTGGTTTACAAGGCTCGCCTAAAACTGCTTATTTGACTTTTAGTATACCGTTAGACAGAGACTTTACACTTACCGACTATTCGCAAATGATAAGCAATAGTTATAACCCCATGGGCAGAAGCGCGGCTAATGATTATTCGGCATCGGCAAGCCACAGCGGGTTGGGTATGAGTATCGTTTCCGATAAGATAGGGCAAATTAACCAAACCCATCTGGATGCTCTTTACGCTTATCACATCCGCATGAGCGATGGTTTTAACCTTGGCGTGGGCGCATCGTTAGGTATTAATAATTTAAGTTTAAATACCAGCCAGCTAACTTTTTCAAACCCGTTAGATCCTATTGTTACCCAGGGAACCAACAGCCAGATAAAACCCGAAGCCGGAGTGGGCTTATGGGGATACGGAGCAGGCTTTTTTGTTGGCGCATCGGTACAGCAATTACTGCCAACAGCGGTTAGCTTTGCCAGTGATGCAGGCGATGTGAGTGGTAAAACCTATGCACAGTATTTTTTAACCGCAGGTTTAAGGGTATATCTTTCGGAAGATGTAACCGCTTTGCCATCGGTAGTTGTGAGGCCTGCATCGCAAATGCCATTGAGTTACGATGCCAATATGAAGATAGCTTTTCGCGATGTTTTTTGGGTAGGAGGTGCCTATCGCCAAAATGATGCGGTAGCAGGCAGCTTTGGCTTTAACCTCAATGGCTTTTTAACATTAGGCTACTCTTACGATTATACAACCTCGCAGCTAAAAAGCGTAAGTGGTGGTACCCACGAAATAATGATTGGTATTTTGCTGAACAATAATTATAACGTAACCAGCCCAAGGCACACCTGGTAA
- a CDS encoding sensor histidine kinase → MKIKDRLSLYFTLLSIIILVVGIGSVYFTILNILRAEFFIRLKDRATVAAQLYLKADEVSQDSLALIRNHYFEKIPTEVIRIYDSKNNAQFILQNDSVGRNTFVKKIVEKVRRNGYLQYIDGEKQVVGIFFKDNQGNFVVLASARDTATEAHMQNLLETMIVIFFVIIVLCFLMGRWVANSLLSPINQVISRMQIIRANNLNMRVDEGSGNDEISLLARNFNNLLEHLENAFELQKTFVANASHELRTPITSIIGEAEIALAKEREPAEYQRVLRSVLFDSERLGHTITGLLELAEIDMDFSRATLTPVRIDEVLWELWTYWNERLKVNALYIEMDKVIADENALIINCNKSLMYIALNNIISNAFKFSGNQPVKCILSSADNQIKIDIEDTGSGIKLEDMPNLFKPFYRSKSVAQIPGHGLGLFIANSIISLYNGTLSVKANQSSGTTFSIRFTVYHE, encoded by the coding sequence ATGAAGATAAAAGATCGTCTTTCTTTATACTTCACACTCCTCAGCATTATTATACTGGTTGTAGGTATAGGCTCGGTTTACTTCACCATTCTTAACATTTTACGGGCTGAGTTTTTTATCCGGCTTAAAGACCGCGCTACAGTTGCCGCCCAGCTTTATTTAAAGGCCGACGAGGTTTCGCAAGATTCGTTGGCGCTTATCCGTAACCATTATTTCGAGAAGATCCCAACTGAGGTGATCCGTATTTACGATTCAAAGAATAACGCCCAGTTTATACTGCAAAACGACTCTGTTGGCCGCAATACCTTTGTAAAAAAAATAGTTGAAAAGGTGCGCCGTAACGGTTACCTGCAATATATAGATGGCGAAAAGCAGGTTGTTGGCATCTTTTTTAAGGATAACCAGGGCAATTTTGTTGTATTGGCATCGGCCCGCGATACCGCCACCGAGGCGCACATGCAAAACCTGCTCGAAACCATGATAGTGATATTTTTTGTCATCATTGTTTTGTGCTTTTTAATGGGCCGTTGGGTGGCAAACAGCCTGCTTTCGCCAATAAACCAGGTCATAAGTCGTATGCAAATCATCAGGGCCAACAACCTTAATATGCGTGTTGACGAAGGTAGCGGTAACGACGAGATTAGCCTGCTTGCCCGTAATTTTAATAACCTGCTTGAGCATTTAGAAAACGCCTTTGAGCTGCAAAAAACGTTTGTAGCCAATGCATCGCACGAGTTGCGTACACCTATAACCAGTATTATTGGCGAGGCCGAAATAGCACTTGCCAAAGAGCGCGAACCCGCCGAATATCAAAGAGTACTGCGCTCGGTTTTGTTTGACTCGGAACGATTGGGACATACCATAACCGGGTTGCTGGAGCTGGCCGAAATTGACATGGATTTTTCGCGCGCAACGCTTACACCGGTACGCATTGACGAGGTATTGTGGGAACTTTGGACCTATTGGAACGAAAGGCTAAAAGTAAACGCCCTTTACATTGAAATGGACAAGGTAATTGCCGACGAAAATGCACTTATCATTAACTGCAATAAATCGTTAATGTACATTGCACTTAACAATATCATCTCCAACGCTTTCAAGTTTTCGGGCAACCAGCCCGTTAAATGTATTTTAAGCAGTGCCGATAATCAAATTAAAATCGACATTGAAGATACCGGGTCGGGTATTAAGCTTGAGGATATGCCTAACCTTTTTAAACCCTTTTATCGTTCAAAAAGTGTGGCGCAAATTCCGGGGCATGGGCTGGGTTTATTTATCGCCAATAGCATTATTTCGCTGTATAATGGCACGCTGTCTGTTAAAGCAAACCAAAGCAGCGGCACCACATTTTCTATCCGCTTTACGGTGTATCACGAGTAG